In a single window of the Solea senegalensis isolate Sse05_10M linkage group LG1, IFAPA_SoseM_1, whole genome shotgun sequence genome:
- the LOC122766046 gene encoding cAMP-specific 3',5'-cyclic phosphodiesterase 4B-like, giving the protein MKKSRSTQGVTLADENKEAPVELFATANTLGVEAYRVHRRFSGNLQLPPLSWRQAEKERDRGRPLSPEESPVTRTRPTSLPIASLPRIDITQADPDSFEVDNGPQLLCCSPSDPQASPGSGLALHPHTQRRESFLYRSDSDYDLSPKSLSRNSSIVGELHGEDLIVTPFAQVLASLRTVRNNFTTLTNVQCASHKRSPAAYQPSVTKVCLSGECTL; this is encoded by the exons ATGAAGAAAAGCAGGAGCACACAGGGGGTTACACTGGCTGAT GAGAATAAGGAGGCTCCCGTGGAACTGTTTGCCACAGCCAACACTCTTGGAGTAGAGGCGTACCGAGTCCACAGGCGCTTTTCTGGCAATCTGCAGCTGCCCCCGTTGTCATGGCGACAAGCAGAAAAGGAGAGGGACAGGGGCAGGCCACTCTCACCCGAAGAGAGTCCAGTGACCCGGACCAGACCCACAAGTCTGCCCATCGCCTCCCTGCCCCGCATCGACATCACACAGGCTGATCCGGACAG CTTCGAAGTGGACAATGGTCCACAGTTGCTGTGCTGTAGTCCGTCAGACCCACAGGCCTCACCGGGTTCAGGTCTGGCCCTACACCCCCATACTCAGCGCAGAGAGTCCTTCCTTTACCGCTCTGACAGCGACTACGATCTGTCACCGAAGTCGCTGTCACGCAACTCGTCTATTGTTGGAGAACT GCACGGAGAGGACTTGATTGTGACTCCCTTTGCTCAG GTTCTAGCAAGCCTTCGGACCGTAAGGAACAACTTCACCACCTTGACAAATGTGCAATGTGCATCTCATAA GAGGTCTCCTGCTGCATATCAGCCCTCTGTCACCAAagtctgtctctcaggtgaGTGTACTCTATAG